A window of Fibrobacter sp. UWR2 genomic DNA:
GGCCTCACGTTCGCCACGTTCCTCTCGCTGTTTATTGTGCCTGCTGCCTACAGTTTCTTTGCGGGCAAGGTAGAATCCGGCAAGGCGATTGACGCAAGCAAGATGGCATAGTCGCTCACGGTGGCGTAGCCGTTCGAGTTGGCATAGTTGTTCGCACTAAAGTGCCTAGGGTTTGTGCCCCTGGAATTTTGTGAGCGTCTCGATGTTATAACCTTTCAAGGCATCGCGTCCGTGCAGGTCGAAAAGTTCGATGACGAATAGCAGCATTTCCACCTTGCCGCCCAGTTTTTCGACGAGGTGTGCCGCGGCCCTGGCCGTGCCGCCAGTCGCAAGCAGGTCGTCGATAATGACCACTTTCTGGCCGGGCTTTATGGCGTCCTTGTGAACTTCGATGCTTGCCTGCCCGTATTCCAAATCGTAGGAGATGCCGACGGTTTCGCGCGGGAGTTTCCCCTTTTTACGCACAGGCACAAACGGCTTGTGGAAATGCTCGGCGATTGAGACTCCGAACAGGAATCCGCGCGCCTCAAGGCCGGCGACCAGGTCGAATTCCACGTTTTCTAGCGCCTTGTAGAGGGCATCGAGCGTGAGCTTGAGTCCGTCGGCATCGTTCAGGATTCCCGTGATGTCGCGGAACAGGATTCCCGGCTGTGGAAAATCCGGAACGGAAATGACGTAGTCTTCAATACGTTTCATTGTACTTATCGGTACTAGCAAGTTTTATGCCTGGTTTAATATTTGCTCAACCTTCGCGATAATCTTGTCGCGCTCGCCACACCAGCTGGGGGCGAGGAGCATGTCGCTCGGGCTTTCGCCGCTAAAGCGCTCGATGGCGGTATCCGGCCCGATAATCTTTATCATCTCGGCGACGGCGGCGCAGTATTCCTCGAATTCCAGCAGTTTGATTTCACCTGCGGAAAAATCTTGGGCCATCACGGTGCCCGCGACAATGTGCAGCGGGTGGATTTTTACGGCGGCGAGGTGCAGGTCGTGCACGACTTCGGCAGTGTGCTTGAAGTCCATCAGGGTTTCACCGGGGAGCCCGACAATCACGTGCGTGGTGACGGTGAGACCCGCAGCCTGGCAGCGCTTTACCGCGTCCTCGAAATCGGCGAGCGTGTGCCTGCGATTGATGGCGGCAAGCGTGAGGTCATTTGCCGTCTGCAGGCCGATTTCCACGATAATCGGCTTGTTGCGGTTCATTTCCGCGAGGTATTCGATCTTCTCGTCTTCAAGGCAGTCCGGGCGCGTCCCTATCGCAAGCCCAGCAATTTCCTTGTGGCTGATAATCGGGTCGATAATCCCCTTCAGGTGCTCGAGAGGCGCGTGCGTGTTCGTGTACGGCTGCAGGTAGGCGAGGATGCCCGCATTCGGGTATTTTTCGCGCAGGCGCGGCACGAACTTGTCGAGCTGTTCCTGGATACTGACCTTCGCCTGGTCGAACACCGGGCTGAAACTGCGGTTGTTGCAGTAGCTGCAGCCCGAGAAACCCTTGGTGCCGTCGAGGTTCGGGCAGCTCATGCCGCCGTTCAGCGGGAGTTTGCGCACCTTGAGGTAGTTCGGGAAAATCTTGAGCAGCAAATCGCGGTAGGGAGTGTAGTGCATAATATGAAAGATAGATATAGACGAAAGACTATAGACGAAAGACGAAAGAAAAAAGCCTAGATTCGGAAAGGACATTCATTTGTATGTTGATACACTTGATACACTTTGATTCTTTGCGAAATACTTCTGTTTCTCAAAGTAACCGAAAAAAGGCATTTTATGAGGGAGAAGATGCCTAGCCATTATTATATTCTAGGCAAAACATTTTGGTGAAAATGAGGTCCTTATGAATTTTTCGAAAGTTAAATCGGCGCTTGCCCTTACTGCAGCCCTGCTTGCCGCTCCGGCACTCGCGCAGAACGTGCTGACCAACGGCGACCTGTCGTATGGCGATGGCGGCTGGTACATTTGGAACAACCCGGACGGCCCGGCCAAGTACGAATCGAAGCTTGGTGAAATGGGACTCGGTGTCGATGGTAGCGAAGGCGTCAAGCTCACGGTGACAGAACTTCCGAACCCTTCGTGGGGCTTGCAGTTGCAGCCGCCCAAGTGGCTCGCCGATTCTGCCTACTACACGCTCACGTTCAAGGCGAAGGGCAACATGCCCATCAACGCGATTGTGCAGGGCGGCCCTCCCGACTGGCGCCAGAAGGAAAGTGCATCCTTCATGCTCACCAATGAGTGGAAGACCTACTCCATGGTGTTCCTTGCCGACCAGAAGGGCTACGGGCTCAACAATGTCACGTTCCATGTGGGCCTTGCCAAGGGCTGGCTGCAGATGGACGACGTGGAAATCGAGAAGGTGGAAGGCCTCGACGACATGACTTGGTACAACAATTCCGCCGCCCGCATCGACAGCCTGCGCAAGAAGGACTTTACGCTCAAGGCCGCCCCCGGTGCCCAGGTGAAGGTGGAACTCATGCGCCATGCATTCCCCTTCGGAACGGCCCTCGCACTTTACCCCAGCAAGGACAGTATCGAGACCTGGTATAGGAAGACCGCCAATAAGTACTTCTGGTACGGCGTGCCCGAGAACCAGTTCAAGTGGCCGGAATACGAACCCAAGAAGGGCAAGATCCGCCGCGACGAATTCAAGCAGTACCTCGACTACGTTGACGCCTACAAGTGGGGCTTCCGTGCGCATACGCTCGTGTGGGGCCATCAGGGATACGGCTTCGACAAGCATTTCAGTAACCAGGGCAGCTGCAAGGACATCTCGAACAAGATCAAGGCCCGTATCGACCGTGACCTCAAGGAATACAAGGGCCGCATCAAGGAATACGACGTGTGGAACGAGGCTTTCCATGAGCCGTTCATCTTCAACAAGTGCGGTTGGGATCTGCTGGACTCCGCTCACGTGTGGGCGCATCGCGCCGACCCCGATGCCCGCCTGTTCATCAACGAGTACAACGTGGTGTCCGCCGGCGAAACTGAACGCCTCTACGACATTGTGAAGGGAATGCTCGACCGCAAGGTGCCCGTACACGGCATCGGCGTGCAGTGCCACTTCGGCGACCGCCAGCTGAACCCGAACTTCATCAAGCAGCGCCTCGACAGGCTCGGCTCCCTCGGGCTCCCCATCAAGATTACCGAACTCGACTTCGGTGACTGGCAGAAGGGCATGTACTTCGGCGAAGACGAACAGGCCAAGCGCTACGAGATGGTTCTGCGCATCGCGTTTAGCCACCCGGCAGTAGAAGGCATCTTGCTGTGGGGCTTCTGGGATGGCCGCCACTGGGTCAAGAACGGCGGTATCGTTGCCATGGATGGCCGCGAGAAGCCTGCCGGCAAGCTCATCTACGACTTGTGGCATAAGGTGTGGACCACCAACGGAACGTTCAAGGCCGACGAAAAGGGCGAAGTGAAGTTCCGCGGTTACCCCGGCAAGTACAAGGTAACCATCGACGGCAAGAGCGAGACGGTCGAACTGAAATAAAATTATATTTCCCGGTATGAAAAAATCCATACCGGGTATTTTGTGTCTGCTCGCCATGCCCTGCTGCATCCTCATTTTCGTGAAGGTGCAGGCCTTGTCGGGCGACCTGCTGGCGCTCCTTGCCGCAGTGCTTTTCTATATCGCCGTCATTGTCGTATGTGCGCTCGTGTTCAACAAGCCAGACCCGCGCAAC
This region includes:
- a CDS encoding endo-1,4-beta-xylanase, which gives rise to MNFSKVKSALALTAALLAAPALAQNVLTNGDLSYGDGGWYIWNNPDGPAKYESKLGEMGLGVDGSEGVKLTVTELPNPSWGLQLQPPKWLADSAYYTLTFKAKGNMPINAIVQGGPPDWRQKESASFMLTNEWKTYSMVFLADQKGYGLNNVTFHVGLAKGWLQMDDVEIEKVEGLDDMTWYNNSAARIDSLRKKDFTLKAAPGAQVKVELMRHAFPFGTALALYPSKDSIETWYRKTANKYFWYGVPENQFKWPEYEPKKGKIRRDEFKQYLDYVDAYKWGFRAHTLVWGHQGYGFDKHFSNQGSCKDISNKIKARIDRDLKEYKGRIKEYDVWNEAFHEPFIFNKCGWDLLDSAHVWAHRADPDARLFINEYNVVSAGETERLYDIVKGMLDRKVPVHGIGVQCHFGDRQLNPNFIKQRLDRLGSLGLPIKITELDFGDWQKGMYFGEDEQAKRYEMVLRIAFSHPAVEGILLWGFWDGRHWVKNGGIVAMDGREKPAGKLIYDLWHKVWTTNGTFKADEKGEVKFRGYPGKYKVTIDGKSETVELK
- a CDS encoding TIGR01212 family radical SAM protein (This family includes YhcC from E. coli K-12, an uncharacterized radical SAM protein.), with translation MHYTPYRDLLLKIFPNYLKVRKLPLNGGMSCPNLDGTKGFSGCSYCNNRSFSPVFDQAKVSIQEQLDKFVPRLREKYPNAGILAYLQPYTNTHAPLEHLKGIIDPIISHKEIAGLAIGTRPDCLEDEKIEYLAEMNRNKPIIVEIGLQTANDLTLAAINRRHTLADFEDAVKRCQAAGLTVTTHVIVGLPGETLMDFKHTAEVVHDLHLAAVKIHPLHIVAGTVMAQDFSAGEIKLLEFEEYCAAVAEMIKIIGPDTAIERFSGESPSDMLLAPSWCGERDKIIAKVEQILNQA
- a CDS encoding adenine phosphoribosyltransferase, with amino-acid sequence MKRIEDYVISVPDFPQPGILFRDITGILNDADGLKLTLDALYKALENVEFDLVAGLEARGFLFGVSIAEHFHKPFVPVRKKGKLPRETVGISYDLEYGQASIEVHKDAIKPGQKVVIIDDLLATGGTARAAAHLVEKLGGKVEMLLFVIELFDLHGRDALKGYNIETLTKFQGHKP